One segment of Saprospiraceae bacterium DNA contains the following:
- a CDS encoding purine-nucleoside phosphorylase — MPLYEQIQEAVAFVRSKTDFRPRTGIILGTGLGDLTDDVEVEAEIAYSDIPHFAASTVTSHKGKMILGHLGGHPVAVMAGRFHYYEGWAMQQVTFPVRVLKFLEIERLIITNVSGGVNPHLQAGDLVVVRDHINLLPEHPLRGANDERLGPRFPDMLHTYDAELRRRALAIAKSHHIRVMEGVYSAMQGPNLETPAEYAMLRRLGSDCTGMSSVPEVLVARHSDLPVLMLSMVSNVAYPPSVIKVTTVEDVIEMGRAAEPRLSLVIKKLLETI; from the coding sequence ATGCCACTTTATGAGCAAATACAGGAAGCCGTCGCCTTCGTTCGTTCCAAGACAGACTTCCGCCCTCGCACGGGCATCATCCTCGGTACGGGATTGGGCGATTTGACAGACGATGTGGAAGTGGAGGCCGAAATAGCCTATAGCGATATCCCGCATTTTGCTGCAAGTACTGTGACGAGTCACAAAGGGAAAATGATATTGGGTCATTTAGGGGGGCATCCGGTGGCGGTGATGGCTGGCAGGTTTCACTACTACGAGGGCTGGGCCATGCAACAGGTGACCTTTCCCGTGCGGGTGCTAAAATTTCTTGAAATAGAGCGACTTATCATCACGAACGTCTCCGGCGGGGTGAACCCTCATCTACAGGCTGGCGACCTTGTGGTGGTGCGCGACCATATCAATCTACTGCCCGAACATCCGCTGCGAGGAGCGAACGACGAGCGCCTCGGCCCGCGCTTCCCAGATATGTTGCACACCTACGATGCCGAGTTGCGTCGTCGCGCACTTGCCATCGCCAAGTCGCATCATATCCGGGTCATGGAAGGGGTCTATTCGGCCATGCAAGGACCGAACTTGGAGACACCCGCTGAATACGCGATGCTTCGTCGGCTTGGCAGCGACTGCACCGGGATGTCGTCGGTGCCAGAGGTGTTGGTGGCGCGACACAGTGATTTGCCAGTGCTGATGCTTTCCATGGTGAGCAATGTGGCCTATCCGCCATCTGTCATCAAGGTCACGACTGTGGAAGACGTGATTGAGATGGGGCGTGCTGCCGAGCCGCGATTGAGTTTGGTGATTAAAAAATTATTGGAAACGATTTGA
- the folA gene encoding type 3 dihydrofolate reductase, translating to MLVSAIVAVAKNNVIGKDNQIPWYLPADLAYFKRTTLEHHVIMGRNSFHSIGKPLPKRTNIVITRDPFFQADGVLVAHSIEEALGMAYDNGETEAFIIGGGMIYEESQALWDKVYLTEVDLEVEGDVFFPTLHPEEWRETWSEHHLPDEKNKCAYTFKVLERML from the coding sequence ATGCTTGTATCCGCTATTGTCGCCGTCGCCAAAAACAATGTTATCGGAAAAGACAACCAGATTCCTTGGTATCTTCCTGCCGACCTTGCCTATTTCAAGCGAACCACGCTGGAGCATCATGTCATCATGGGGCGCAACTCTTTTCACAGCATAGGCAAGCCGCTGCCCAAGCGTACCAATATCGTCATCACCCGCGACCCATTTTTTCAGGCGGATGGGGTGTTGGTCGCCCATTCTATCGAAGAGGCGCTGGGCATGGCCTACGACAATGGAGAGACGGAAGCCTTCATCATTGGTGGCGGCATGATTTACGAGGAAAGTCAGGCCCTCTGGGACAAGGTTTATCTGACAGAGGTTGATTTGGAGGTGGAGGGCGACGTGTTTTTCCCCACGCTCCATCCCGAGGAATGGCGCGAGACATGGAGCGAGCATCACCTACCCGACGAGAAAAACAAATGTGCCTACACTTTCAAGGTGTTGGAAAGGATGCTTTGA
- a CDS encoding DUF4440 domain-containing protein: protein MEFYHDKGGPTYGRERLMADTKKNLCSNEHFRLRREAVAGSVQVFPLENDGSIYGAILSGEHVFYIWGKDRAEYLDGRARFTHVWLLQADGGWKMSRILSYGHRPATASKE, encoded by the coding sequence GTGGAGTTTTACCACGACAAAGGCGGGCCGACGTATGGCAGGGAGCGTCTCATGGCCGATACGAAGAAAAATCTTTGCAGCAACGAGCATTTCCGGCTGAGGCGGGAGGCAGTGGCGGGCAGTGTTCAGGTGTTTCCATTGGAAAACGACGGGAGCATCTATGGGGCTATCCTATCAGGCGAACACGTTTTTTACATTTGGGGAAAAGACCGAGCGGAGTATCTGGACGGTCGGGCGCGATTCACGCATGTCTGGCTCCTGCAAGCTGATGGCGGCTGGAAGATGTCGCGCATTTTGAGTTACGGCCATCGCCCGGCGACGGCCTCAAAGGAGTAG
- a CDS encoding DUF937 domain-containing protein, which translates to MDIMQILQNQIAGNTLNQLSQQIGANPQQTKAAATGIFSALLGGLANNAASGGLNSLMAALDKNHNGSILDDMAGLINSGGQGTGALNGMAIVNHILGGKTQSVAQQVGAKSGLNANQIMQLLPVLAPVVMGVIGQLKNNGQLNLGNIANMLLGAAQNGAQQSGLGGALGQVLGGVLAGGGKQGGGLLGGVLGGLFGKK; encoded by the coding sequence ATGGACATCATGCAAATCCTCCAAAACCAGATTGCTGGTAACACCCTCAATCAACTGAGCCAACAAATCGGCGCCAACCCACAGCAGACAAAAGCTGCCGCGACAGGCATCTTCTCCGCCCTGCTCGGCGGGCTTGCAAACAACGCTGCCAGCGGAGGCCTCAACAGCCTGATGGCGGCGCTCGACAAAAACCACAACGGCAGCATTCTCGATGACATGGCTGGACTCATCAACAGCGGCGGCCAAGGTACTGGCGCGCTCAATGGTATGGCCATTGTCAATCACATCCTCGGCGGCAAAACACAATCCGTCGCCCAACAAGTCGGCGCGAAATCGGGACTAAATGCCAACCAAATCATGCAATTGCTGCCCGTGTTGGCACCCGTCGTGATGGGGGTGATTGGCCAACTGAAAAACAACGGCCAGCTCAACCTCGGCAACATAGCCAACATGCTGCTCGGAGCCGCGCAAAATGGTGCCCAACAGTCGGGGCTTGGAGGCGCATTGGGCCAAGTGTTGGGTGGCGTGCTGGCAGGAGGTGGCAAACAAGGCGGCGGGCTATTGGGCGGTGTGCTCGGTGGCCTTTTTGGTAAAAAGTAA
- a CDS encoding Omp28-related outer membrane protein produces the protein MKHKLFLPLLVAAALQACKEVPVAIPELSVGDRKVLVEELTGVRCPNCPDGTAALVALSKQIGKNLVIVGVHAAPGYDVPYPQSKYDFRTDEGTAMAKYIGTAAFFPTASINRRIVPPEIEPYLPRSIWAGIISEELSKPPVVGVFMNTTFDSLSRKLGVEVTIAPEQTLTGDHRLTVLITQDSIQDYQKDGLQTIPDYYHRHVLRKILTQPTGDVISESLTPSSTLTRNYNFVLPNDWVEKHCSVVAFVHRGASPDKEVLQVEEVHVIK, from the coding sequence ATGAAACACAAATTATTTCTCCCGCTTCTCGTCGCGGCCGCGTTGCAGGCTTGCAAAGAAGTCCCCGTAGCCATCCCCGAGCTCAGTGTGGGCGACCGTAAAGTGCTGGTGGAGGAGCTCACCGGTGTGCGTTGTCCCAACTGCCCCGACGGCACGGCAGCCCTGGTGGCATTGAGCAAGCAAATTGGCAAAAACCTCGTGATAGTAGGCGTGCACGCTGCCCCGGGCTACGATGTGCCATATCCGCAAAGCAAGTACGATTTCCGAACAGACGAAGGCACTGCCATGGCAAAATATATCGGCACCGCCGCTTTTTTCCCCACGGCCTCCATCAACCGTCGCATCGTGCCGCCCGAAATAGAGCCGTATCTGCCGCGCTCCATCTGGGCGGGCATCATAAGCGAGGAACTCTCAAAGCCGCCCGTCGTCGGCGTGTTTATGAACACCACCTTCGACTCCCTAAGTCGCAAACTCGGGGTTGAAGTCACCATCGCCCCCGAGCAAACACTCACAGGCGACCATCGCCTCACCGTGCTCATCACGCAAGACAGTATTCAGGACTACCAAAAGGACGGCCTCCAGACGATTCCCGACTATTATCACCGCCATGTGCTGCGCAAGATATTGACACAACCCACTGGCGATGTGATTTCAGAATCGCTTACCCCTTCATCCACCCTCACCCGAAACTATAATTTCGTGTTGCCCAACGACTGGGTGGAAAAGCATTGCAGCGTGGTGGCTTTCGTGCATCGCGGCGCTTCGCCCGACAAAGAGGTGCTGCAGGTAGAGGAAGTGCATGTAATCAAATAG
- a CDS encoding AMP-binding protein translates to MIDKPWLQHYPAGVPANIDPEQYPRVIDALDECFKKYSHSPAFVYMGKTLTFREVDEMSRHFGAYLQSRGLEPGDRVALMMPNLIQYPIALFGCLRAGLVLVNTNPLYTPREMRHQFVDSGAKAIIIVENFAANLQQIIGETQIKTVIVTSIGEMLGFKGWVVNLVVRHIKKMVPKFSLPNTVNFKTALKQGRQFTIKPFQSGPDDVVALQYTGGTTGVSKGAMLTNRNLVANMMQIRAWLSQVLTEDGLTALCPLPLYHIFAFTVNCLAFMNCGARNVLIVNARDLKALIKEWRKNPPDIVIGLNTLFNALLNHPDFASLDFSSVKATVGGGMAVQRAVAERWQQVTGCGITEGWGLTESSPVLTVNPLGANARIGTIGMPVPSTDLRVADEQGNPLPPGPENVGELQAKGPQIMKGYWQRPDETAKTIQDGWLCTGDMGFMHPDGFFQIVDRKKDMILVSGFNVYPNEVEDVLAMHPKVLESCAIGVPDEKSSEVVKVFVVKKDPSLTEEEIIAHCRANLTAYKVPKHIEFRSELPKTNVGKILRRALRDGN, encoded by the coding sequence ATGATAGACAAGCCTTGGCTACAGCACTACCCCGCCGGCGTACCAGCCAACATTGACCCAGAGCAATATCCGCGCGTGATAGATGCGCTGGACGAGTGTTTCAAAAAATATAGCCATTCGCCCGCCTTTGTGTATATGGGAAAAACGCTCACGTTCAGAGAAGTGGACGAAATGAGCAGGCACTTTGGCGCCTACCTCCAATCGCGTGGCCTCGAACCCGGCGACCGCGTCGCGCTCATGATGCCCAATTTGATACAGTACCCCATCGCGTTGTTTGGGTGCCTTCGGGCAGGGTTGGTGCTGGTGAATACCAACCCGCTATACACGCCGCGCGAGATGCGGCATCAATTTGTGGATTCAGGTGCCAAGGCGATTATCATTGTCGAGAATTTTGCGGCCAACTTGCAACAAATCATCGGTGAGACGCAAATCAAGACTGTCATAGTCACCAGCATAGGCGAAATGCTCGGCTTCAAAGGGTGGGTCGTCAATCTGGTGGTGCGGCACATCAAAAAGATGGTGCCGAAGTTCAGCCTACCCAACACTGTCAACTTTAAAACTGCCTTGAAACAAGGGCGGCAATTCACCATCAAGCCGTTTCAGAGCGGCCCCGACGATGTCGTCGCGCTCCAATACACGGGCGGCACCACTGGCGTGTCGAAAGGTGCCATGCTGACCAACCGCAACCTCGTGGCCAACATGATGCAAATCCGCGCTTGGCTTTCGCAAGTGCTGACAGAGGACGGGCTCACTGCCCTATGCCCGCTGCCACTCTACCATATTTTTGCCTTCACGGTCAATTGCCTCGCTTTCATGAACTGCGGCGCTCGCAACGTGCTCATCGTCAATGCCCGCGATTTGAAGGCACTCATCAAGGAGTGGCGCAAAAACCCGCCGGATATCGTGATTGGCCTGAACACCCTGTTCAACGCCTTGCTCAATCACCCCGACTTTGCCTCATTGGATTTCTCCAGCGTAAAAGCAACCGTCGGCGGTGGCATGGCCGTGCAGCGAGCCGTCGCCGAGCGTTGGCAGCAAGTCACTGGTTGTGGCATCACCGAAGGCTGGGGCCTCACCGAGAGCAGCCCAGTGCTTACCGTCAATCCACTGGGTGCCAATGCCCGCATCGGCACCATCGGGATGCCCGTGCCTTCCACCGATTTGCGCGTGGCTGATGAGCAGGGCAATCCGCTGCCGCCCGGTCCCGAAAACGTGGGAGAACTGCAAGCCAAAGGGCCGCAAATCATGAAAGGTTATTGGCAGCGCCCCGACGAAACCGCCAAGACCATCCAAGACGGTTGGCTGTGCACGGGCGATATGGGGTTCATGCACCCGGATGGTTTTTTCCAAATTGTTGACCGCAAAAAAGACATGATTCTCGTGTCAGGCTTCAATGTGTATCCCAACGAGGTGGAAGATGTGTTGGCCATGCACCCCAAGGTGCTTGAGTCCTGCGCCATCGGTGTACCTGATGAAAAATCAAGCGAGGTCGTGAAAGTATTTGTGGTGAAAAAAGACCCTTCGCTCACAGAGGAGGAAATCATCGCGCACTGTCGCGCCAATCTGACCGCTTACAAAGTGCCGAAACACATTGAGTTTCGCTCAGAACTACCAAAGACGAACGTGGGCAAAATACTGAGGCGGGCCTTGCGGGATGGGAATTGA
- a CDS encoding UvrD-helicase domain-containing protein, producing MSYLDELNDVQRAAVTTTEGPVLVIAGPGSGKTRVLTYRIAHLLQNGVAPWEILTLTFTNKSAREMKDRIEKVVGPKAQQVWAGTFHSIFARILRVEASKIGYPSSFTIYDTDDTMSVLRAIIKEMNLDPNAYNASAIRSRISLCKSNLISPKAYRDNEEMLAQDRAARRPYVVDIYEKYVARCQRSGAMDFDDLLFQLYRLFRDNPDNVLEKYQRKFRYIHVDEFQDTNFLQYAILRRLVKYEGSPENVFVVGDDAQSIYAFRGATIDNILDFEKDYPNLKTFKLEQNYRSTHHIVSAANEVISFNRRQLQKTIWTDKEDRHKIKLLKCLTDDEEGRRVADLLLEQKHRYHLPNSEIAILYRTNAQSRKFEEHLRKLNLPYRVFGGTSFYQRKEVKDFIAYLRLAVNPRDEEALRRVVNLPARGISDATVDKLSALAEASNMTMWEAMLDPALDVTDRAKKSMATFRNMVQDWQKRAASESAYRLAADILKKSGLLDLLKGDTSPEGIGRLENVNAVLDAISEFTDNQANNDLNDLNDPNYPNDSNDPNYPNDRSLAAYLQTITLLTDADEKNDSNDHITLMSVHSAKGLEFKSVFVTGLEENLFPSFMALEEPNGLDEERRLFYVAVTRAKEFLTLSFAQNRYRFGQIRVSEPSRFLDEITGQHYELLGGIGSARNTQPARPELQPRASVSGNFANPRLRAMQKNAAPVAIPADFKASPLEDIVPGVRVLHLKFGEGKIVSVEGPKDNKVATIQFKNDDMPERRIVLKFAKLQVV from the coding sequence ATGAGTTATTTGGATGAATTGAACGATGTGCAGCGCGCTGCCGTCACCACCACCGAAGGCCCGGTGCTCGTCATCGCAGGCCCCGGCTCTGGCAAGACGCGGGTATTGACCTACCGTATCGCGCACCTCCTGCAAAATGGCGTGGCCCCCTGGGAAATCCTGACCCTGACGTTCACCAACAAGTCGGCCCGCGAGATGAAAGACCGCATCGAAAAAGTGGTGGGGCCGAAAGCGCAGCAAGTTTGGGCAGGCACGTTTCACTCCATTTTTGCCCGCATCCTGCGCGTGGAAGCAAGCAAAATCGGCTATCCCTCGTCGTTTACCATTTACGACACGGACGATACGATGAGTGTGTTGCGTGCCATTATCAAGGAAATGAATCTCGACCCCAACGCCTACAATGCCTCGGCCATCCGCTCGCGCATTTCGCTGTGCAAGAGCAACTTGATTTCGCCGAAAGCTTACCGCGACAACGAGGAAATGCTCGCGCAAGACCGTGCCGCCCGTCGCCCTTACGTCGTGGATATTTATGAAAAATACGTGGCACGCTGCCAACGCTCCGGCGCGATGGACTTCGACGATTTGTTGTTCCAACTCTACCGCCTCTTCCGCGACAACCCCGACAATGTGTTGGAAAAATACCAGCGCAAGTTCCGCTACATCCACGTAGATGAATTTCAGGACACCAATTTTTTGCAGTACGCCATACTTCGCCGCTTGGTGAAATACGAGGGCAGCCCCGAAAACGTGTTCGTCGTGGGCGACGACGCGCAGAGTATCTACGCTTTCCGCGGCGCGACGATTGACAACATCCTCGATTTTGAAAAAGATTATCCCAACCTTAAAACCTTCAAACTCGAACAAAACTACCGCAGCACCCACCATATCGTGTCGGCGGCCAACGAAGTGATTTCCTTCAATCGCCGCCAGCTGCAAAAAACAATTTGGACCGACAAGGAAGACCGCCACAAAATCAAACTCCTCAAATGCCTCACTGACGACGAGGAGGGCCGCCGAGTGGCCGATTTGCTTTTGGAACAAAAACACCGCTACCACTTGCCGAACTCGGAAATCGCCATCCTCTATCGCACCAACGCGCAAAGCCGCAAGTTCGAGGAACATTTGCGCAAGCTCAATCTGCCCTACCGCGTCTTTGGCGGAACGTCGTTTTACCAGCGCAAGGAGGTCAAAGACTTCATCGCTTACCTCCGCCTCGCTGTCAATCCCCGCGACGAGGAAGCCCTGCGCCGCGTCGTCAACTTACCCGCGCGCGGCATCAGCGACGCGACGGTGGACAAACTCAGCGCCCTCGCCGAAGCCTCCAACATGACGATGTGGGAGGCCATGCTCGACCCCGCGCTCGACGTAACCGACCGCGCCAAAAAGTCTATGGCGACTTTCCGAAACATGGTGCAGGACTGGCAAAAACGCGCCGCCTCCGAGTCGGCCTACCGCCTCGCCGCCGACATCCTGAAAAAGTCCGGCCTGCTCGACCTGCTCAAAGGCGACACCAGCCCCGAAGGCATCGGTCGCCTCGAAAACGTGAACGCCGTGCTCGACGCTATTTCCGAATTTACTGACAACCAAGCCAACAATGACCTTAATGACCTCAATGACCCTAATTACCCTAATGACTCCAATGACCCTAATTACCCTAATGACCGCTCCTTAGCGGCTTACCTCCAAACCATCACTCTGCTCACCGATGCCGACGAAAAAAACGACAGCAACGACCACATCACCCTGATGAGCGTACACTCGGCGAAGGGGCTGGAGTTCAAGAGTGTTTTCGTCACGGGCCTGGAAGAAAACCTCTTCCCCTCCTTCATGGCGCTGGAAGAGCCGAACGGTTTGGACGAGGAGCGCCGCCTGTTTTACGTCGCTGTGACGCGGGCGAAAGAGTTTTTGACTTTGAGTTTTGCCCAAAACCGCTACCGATTCGGGCAAATCCGCGTGAGCGAGCCGTCGCGTTTTTTGGATGAAATCACTGGACAACATTACGAACTCTTGGGCGGCATCGGCTCGGCACGCAACACGCAGCCGGCACGACCCGAACTGCAGCCCCGCGCCAGCGTGAGCGGCAATTTCGCCAACCCGCGCCTGCGCGCCATGCAAAAAAATGCCGCGCCTGTCGCCATTCCCGCCGACTTCAAAGCCTCGCCGCTGGAGGACATTGTGCCGGGCGTGCGGGTGCTGCACCTGAAATTCGGCGAAGGAAAAATCGTGAGCGTGGAAGGCCCGAAGGACAACAAGGTGGCGACCATCCAATTCAAAAACGACGATATGCCGGAGCGGAGGATTGTGCTGAAGTTTGCGAAGTTGCAGGTGGTGTGA
- a CDS encoding DNA adenine methylase, which yields MQFDIFGGATLAVPDTEGIKYAGSKLKLLPYIVDIISELDVSHVLDGFSGSTRVSQAFAKLGFDTTSSDISAWSETFATCYLLNDKPPKFYQELIRHLNSVKGYDGWFTEHYGGDETDADKRPFQRKNTQKLDGIRDEIERLNLNKVEKAVALTSLILALDSVDSTLGHYAAYLADWSPRSCNDLMLKVPNLFVPTGSNKVIRGDIFETVKDRWFDFAYFDPPYGSNNDKMPPSRVRYAAYYHIWTTVVLNDKPRLFGKVNRREDTRDQISASVFEEFRKDNDGNLLAMKAIRRLISETNARYILLSYSSGGRATKQELMDIINTSGTLLKALEIDYKHNVMATMRWTNEWVNSDKKHLEYLFLMEKC from the coding sequence ATGCAATTTGACATATTTGGTGGCGCCACCTTGGCCGTGCCCGATACGGAAGGCATCAAATACGCGGGTTCAAAATTGAAACTGCTTCCCTACATTGTTGACATCATCTCCGAACTGGACGTTTCTCATGTTTTGGACGGATTCAGCGGTTCGACACGGGTAAGCCAGGCGTTTGCAAAACTTGGGTTTGATACCACCTCAAGCGATATTTCTGCTTGGTCTGAAACATTTGCGACATGCTATTTGCTAAACGATAAGCCCCCAAAGTTTTACCAGGAACTTATCAGGCATCTGAACTCTGTAAAAGGCTACGACGGCTGGTTCACGGAGCACTATGGGGGCGACGAAACGGATGCCGACAAGCGACCTTTTCAAAGAAAAAACACGCAAAAACTTGACGGAATACGCGACGAAATAGAGCGGCTGAACTTGAATAAAGTTGAAAAAGCCGTCGCACTGACGAGCCTGATTTTGGCCCTTGATTCTGTGGACAGCACCTTGGGCCACTACGCGGCTTACCTGGCAGATTGGTCGCCCCGCTCCTGCAACGACCTGATGCTGAAAGTGCCCAATTTGTTTGTTCCAACAGGCTCAAACAAGGTCATTCGGGGGGATATATTTGAAACGGTAAAAGACCGCTGGTTTGATTTCGCCTACTTCGACCCGCCCTACGGTTCCAACAATGACAAAATGCCGCCGAGCAGGGTCCGATATGCCGCCTATTACCACATTTGGACCACTGTCGTCTTGAACGACAAACCTCGGTTGTTTGGCAAAGTAAACAGACGCGAGGATACCCGCGACCAGATTTCTGCTTCTGTTTTTGAAGAATTTAGAAAAGACAACGATGGCAACTTGTTAGCGATGAAGGCCATTCGCAGGCTGATATCGGAGACCAATGCGCGGTACATATTGCTGTCGTATAGTTCGGGCGGAAGGGCGACCAAGCAAGAATTGATGGACATCATCAACACCTCCGGCACCTTGCTAAAGGCGCTTGAGATTGACTACAAACACAACGTCATGGCCACTATGCGCTGGACAAACGAGTGGGTCAACAGCGACAAAAAACACTTGGAGTATCTATTTTTGATGGAAAAGTGCTGA
- a CDS encoding DUF937 domain-containing protein has translation MQILQSQLDDNLLGQMSEQIGATPQQTAVAANGIFASLLGGMANNAASENGLSSLLSALDKNHDGSVLDDLAGIVGNLMQNGGQGHGATNGLGILNHVLGNQQEAVAQQVSQSSGLNMNQVMKLLPVMAPIVMGVLGRAKSQGGLDLGNLGNILMGSAQSGAQQSGMGDLLGQVLGGVLGGGRQQGGGGLGGILGNILGGGR, from the coding sequence ATGCAGATTCTACAAAGCCAGCTCGACGACAACCTTCTGGGGCAAATGAGCGAGCAAATTGGCGCCACCCCCCAACAAACCGCCGTGGCAGCCAACGGCATTTTCGCTTCGCTTCTGGGAGGCATGGCCAACAATGCCGCTTCCGAGAACGGGTTGTCCTCGCTCCTGTCGGCACTCGACAAGAATCACGATGGAAGCGTCCTTGATGACCTCGCTGGCATCGTGGGCAACTTGATGCAGAATGGCGGACAAGGACATGGCGCAACCAATGGCCTCGGTATCCTCAACCATGTGCTGGGCAACCAACAAGAGGCGGTGGCACAACAGGTTAGCCAATCTTCGGGGCTGAATATGAATCAAGTGATGAAACTCTTGCCCGTCATGGCTCCCATCGTCATGGGCGTGCTGGGGCGTGCCAAAAGCCAAGGCGGCTTAGACCTCGGCAATTTGGGAAACATCCTCATGGGGTCGGCCCAAAGCGGTGCGCAGCAAAGTGGCATGGGCGATTTGCTCGGCCAAGTATTAGGCGGCGTGTTGGGTGGTGGCCGTCAGCAAGGCGGCGGCGGATTGGGAGGCATACTCGGCAACATACTCGGAGGAGGCCGATAG